In Carassius carassius chromosome 2, fCarCar2.1, whole genome shotgun sequence, the DNA window tgtgatgcaattagtggtttccacatttttaaacatttaaaatgcattaaaataaatattttctattactttgcttatcactcttgaaatgacctgtacactaaataatctaaccctcatacttgcataacaatagcagtctatttatttagtggtccaagttgaagccagtatgtatattattgacaatatgggacaaatataatgtcatttagtggcggcaggtgcagcgcgctgctgttagatgtacagtcagacaaaacgatgtgcagttatcaaaggcgTACACATACAGTCATGAGAAACAATGTGTTCAGCAATTAAAGAcgggacaactgtgacatcatatacctctgtaaatcaatacaatttaaattcacgtcttgcacacttcaatgcactttgattggaacatgtagctacgttcgcttcgaactggaatcatggctgaatatcctgtgatgtccacttcgcagggcacttatgttcgaatagaacaaatgtctgaagcgccaaGAGAAACATTCAAAATTTGCAGAGCAGtgcggcgcgaggactgcaattgagaaccgctgctttacgggaaacgccgaatattcagaacaccgcgcttgctcacagcgcttggtcacgttttgcaccagaaccgttttcggaaccgaaacttagaaattgctcacggttccggttcttttcaaagaacaaaaccggttctgaataagaaccggttttcGGTTCCCATCCCTAATCAAGTCCCTTCTTATCCATTTTTTTCTCAACATTGAATGTCCTATTTCAATTGGAAATCTAACATCATTTAGCTGTTGTTACAGCGTCAATAATGCATTTGAAATTAgaacattaatttatttgatttgtaCTTTAAGACCGTATTCTTAAGGCAATTGCTTTCTGTAATTTTACTCTAGTAAAGTTCAATAAATGCTTATAAAAAGTAGTATATGACTGGTATTTATTAGTTTACTATGAGCCTGACCTGTAATAAACAGACTTCTCAGTAGTATAAATGTCATAAATTGTGTCAGCTTGACAGATATTTGCATCTGATCGGTTATGTggaatttacattttaatctgcaTCCCACTCATCACCATTAATGTGAACAAACTCTCTGTTAAGAGCAAGCTGGATGATTACCAGACAAGGAAGAACAAAGGAGAGCGTCTCAACCAGGATCAGCTGGTATGTGCACTATTCTGTTCAATTCTAGTCCTTTGTGCTCTCGTATATCAGCAGCTGTTCCTTTATGTGAAAAATACATATGCTTTCTTGTTTCATATGTGTAGGAGGCTTTATCTAAAGCTCCGGAGGTGGCTCACAACTTGGACTTTGCCCGTGAGTTGCAGAAGAGCTTCCTGGCTTTAAATATGGAggtatgtgtgtttgtgatatGAAGCTTACCTAACATGATCCCGTTTTGTACTTGGCGCCCAGTCTCAGTTTCATCTCAGCATCTACATTAAATTTTACACCTCCTATCTGGCCTAAAACCGCTGATGCCATGCAATATTTCTGTCCTCACAAAGTGAAAATgctatgtttgtttttatatgaaattatttggATTGTTTTCTTGTAGATCCAGAAATCAGTGAAAAAGGCAACACGACGGGAGCAGCTCAAGAGGGAGGAGGTTGAGCGCAAGCGACTGAAGGCTGTGCTGGAGGTGCAGTATTTGCTGGAGCAGCTGGGGGAGGAAAGCGTGAGGCAGGACCTGACTCAGTCCAGTGGGGACGCCCCTGTACTCACAGAGTCAGAGCTCACGGGCCTGGACGAGTTCTACAAGCTAATTGGGCCTGAGCGGGACTCTAGTGTAAGGTGAGGACAGTTCATTTCTGCCGTTCAGTTAATTTTTGTTAGTAGATTTGGTGTGTTTGATTATTTTAGAATGACTTTTGATTCCAGGTTGGCTGAGCAGTTTGAGGAAGCATCCCTGCATTTGTGGGAGCTTTTGGAAGGAAGGGATAAAGCTGTGGCTGGAACCACATgtaagtaaggtttttttttttgttttttttttggattttacaGTCAATTTAGCCTTAATATTAGACCCAAAATTTTTACCTTTTAAACTGTAATGGTTTACTTCTACATAtaggaatgaataaataaaaataaattatctttTATATGTGTGGATTTTTTAAAAgtaccatttatttattatagaatactattattatttaacaaagctctattctgaatgtgtgtgtgtgtgtgtgtgtgtgtgtgtgtgtgtgtgtgtgtgtgtgtgtgtgtgtgtgtgtgtgtgtgtgtgtgtgtgtgtgtgtgtttttacactgTCACTTAAGTGATGCACATTTTATGATTGTGAGACCTTGCATGGCATTAAAAGTATCTGCTTAATTTCGAACATGTTTCACGATTCTCTTGAACCATTCATAGCTTGAGTGAATCTGATTCTTGATAATCCAAGAGTGAGTTTGAGGTTGTTTCATGAAAgctaaaaagaaccagttcgtaAGAGTCTTTTGTTTGTAACTCTCACTGGTTATCATTTTTgtccactattttttttttattgtgtttgcaGTTGTCAGAATGGTCTTGAGCAATGCCAACTGAATATTTGTTCTCCAGTGAGTCTGAATACCAATGGGCCCATCCCTCTCTTGGCCTCTCTATGAATGGTGGCACTTGCCATGGCTTTTGAAAGCTGTGTTCTGTCTCGGCCCTGTGTGGGCCAGCAATGCTTCATGCTGACTTGTGACCCACGTCAGCAGCTGGGCAGGCAGCCAGTGGTCTGCACAAAGCCTCTCTGCTGGAGGTTTTAATGATGGACAGGGCCTGCCTGCATATTCCTACAGAGAGGGTGGGAGTCATGACAgtatacattttttgttaattCACCCTGTGGGTCTTTTGTTTGCTGATATTGTTGCAGTGTTTGTGGGCTAAATCAAAGTTACCTTCAGTAAAGAAAAATGCCTTTTTGAGTCCAAATGATGTAGTAAACATCTGCCAGCAGACTAACGGGGCCTCGCAAAATCTTGAGCCCTTGCATTAACCTGTTTCTTGTCTTGAACAGACAAAGCCCTTAAGGAAAGCTTGGACAAGATGCTGCTAAGTGGGCACTTTGATCGTGCTCAAACGCATCAGAATGGAGTGTGTGAAGAGGAGACGGGAGCCGCCGCAGCAGCTGAGTCTTCAGAGAGCGAAGAACGCCCCGCTGAGCCAGGTAAAAACAAAGCTATCTGATTTCAGATTAGAGAAATGTCTTGTCGCGCAACTGACAGCTTCCATCGATGTTCTTGTCTTTTCACAGAGGGAGCCACAGAAGAATACACAGAAACTATTGAGGTTGAAGAAACAGAGGTGTGCATTGATATCACCACAGTTACATTGTCGACTGCAATCCAAACTGCACCAATGAGCTGTGAGCAAAGTGACATGAGTCTGATGCAATAAAGCCACTCCCCCATATCTCTTGCTCCAAATTAATgcagtattatattattatatttagaattcatataaaatattcaaaaaattattatatgaaCTGGCAATTAATAATCcttttccatttaaattaaatatacatatgttttaatatataaagcTTTTAAAATGACTGAACTTCTTTTGAGCTCTTTGTGAAACTAaacaaattattgttattataattattttatttatttgcatcatAAGATATTTTATTTCTGCTGCCTTCTCAAGCTTTTGCTGCAGCAGCAGTTTATTCCTACCTTGTAAAagcattttaattcattatatttttaacaagGACACCTCTTAATCTTCAGAAGAGAAGTAAATTGGGCAGAGTCTTGTGAGTAGTGAATCAATCCGATGCTCTCTCTTCTGTGTGATCGGCTGTTTGCTGCACGTGGCACACTTTCAGGTGCACACGCAGTTGACAGTTTGATTATTGAACTTTTTGAGCCCGCTGAACCTGATCTAAACCAAGTTGGATttatttggttttgtcaacttttaACCTACTCTGAAACACAGTTTGCTAGCTTCATGAAACAGGTCACAGGTGAACGGAATCCTGGGTTATCTTGCTTAATTTTTTATACTTTGCATTTTTTATTGCCGTAAGTTTTTCTTTTTGGCTGATTCATCGAACAGTGCATGGGACTTTCATTTTGACAGAGCTGAGAATGCCAGTGTGCTGCTAAGCATCTAGGTGAAACGTTCTAACACACGGCTctatggaatacttgattctgattggtcagtcgtgaAATTCTGAGGTATGTTATCTCTTGATAACAACCGGTAAAAGCTGATAAGTCGATGCTATACCCTTGCTCGGAACAGTATTTCTTCATGGAAGCTTTGCTTTTGGTTAACTAATAAAATGTGCAATTATTTAATTACGTCATCCTTGTATCATGGACTTTTCATACAAATGCAGCTGATTCCGTTTTGTGACAATTGTTTTGTAcaatgtaatggattataagataacTGCTGGTTTTTATGTAAATCCTGTTTTCTTTACAAGGCAAGCAAACACAACTCGTCATAACTTGTTTTTATTGCCCTGCACTTCTTTTTCCTTATAGTTTGTAAACAGACAGTTAATTCCAGAAGCCACGTACAGCAGCAGTGACAAAGAACAAGGAGCAGAGTGGAACACAAGTTCTCAGGTATAATAGACCTCATTTGTCAAAGAAGGCACCAGAATTGTTAGCAACTTCTGGCCAAATGGTGTTTACACTGTGATCATTTGCTTTTTAGGCAGTTAGTGCCCTCCAGCAACCACAGCAGCCACCTGCAGCCATGAGCCCGGCTCTGGTGAGCTCAGAAGCACACACGCTGAACGCCGTCCTCCCTCCCCCTGCAGCAGATCCTGTGGTCCGAAGTCAGGCTGTCCAGGATCTCATGGCTCAAATGCAGGGTACATTCAACTTCATGCAGGTAAACTGCGTAATTTGTCATTCATCATGCTTCAAGGGTAGCAGTGGCCTTTTCTAACTTGTGTATGAAATGTAACACAGGACTCCATGCTGGAGTTTGAGGGACCGCCTCTAGATCCTGCCATTGTGTTGGCACAGCCCATGAAACCTGCACAGATGGTTTGTCAACCAGGTtggtataaaaattaaaaaatgcttgTACTACGTCTTTAAAGTATGTACTCGTGGTGAAGAACAAGTACACACTTTTGAGTGTATAGTTATTACACACATTGTGTTTTCAATGGGCCGCTCTGTCGCATAGTTACATGCACACTGCAACTGTAAACGgtcctgtcaatcatcttgtcacagttaacatcctCCACATTTAATTTAAGTATCTTCCTACCGTATTGGAGAGAAAAGAAGTAGCACATTGATCCGCCAGCCATGGGTCTTCATGCAGAAAACTCTGCTCATGTTTTTTGCATTCATTTGAAAGTTAATGGCCTAATGTATGTTTCATACATTAATACAAGTTCACGTTGTTGCAGATGAAATGATGAAACCgataagattaaataaatatattttttaccagGTTCATTGTTGATTATTAATAGCTCAGTCCCCTTTATCTAAACCTCTTTACTAAACCGTTGGTCGTGCACAGCGCTTTTTTTAGTCGTGTTTGTCGTTCTGAACCAAATCCTTCACCAAAGCGCAATGGatttgtgggcaatattagccatTAGAGTGTGCACGGATCCACATTTGAAAAGTCTTCTTGAAATAGACCATCGGGGAATTTTGGCATACTCTTTAACATACTATGCTTTGGGACACACTTATTCTAATCTCACgtactatttaggatggatagtatgaacATTGGGACGCAGGGATAGTCTGATCTTACACACCCTCATTGTGTTTTAAACTTacatgagagttttttttttatataaatatggcACCTTTAGATGCATCTTGTGAGGTTTGGCATCAGTCATTagattgcattgtttttttttgtgtgttttatgacCAAATGTCCAATGAATAATATCTGTACAAATCTATTTTATTTGAGAGTTATGCTGAAAGGCCAAAGATTCCTtgcagcagtgttattttagtattatttgatgttgttattattaaattattaatatttggaattagccttagtttttatattttaattcaggTTTTAGTTATTTGGGGGCTTTTGTCACTTTTAttccttattttattttgtatttttccaaTTTTAGTACTTCATCTTGTTTCTAATGATTGAAGAAGTTTTTAATTTTGGCTTTTTCAATTACTAacacaagttttttttaaagttataaagAAGTTTAGccttgcaaaaagaaaaaaaaaaagtataatgacAACATAAGGCTGAATAACTAAAGAATTTTGGATTAACTATTCTATAGGTCTgggaattattttaatattgtcaaATCCAATTCTGCTTATCCCATTCCTAGTTTCGATTTCAAtaaggtaaaagaaaaaaatgaaggcgaacatttagatgtcattcgtttttttttttttttttgcaaagcattctgttgcagctgaataacatgagcaaataTCAGCAGCAACACTTAGGCTTAAGAGTAACTTTTGCCTATGGATTTAACAAaaataccacagcaaaaactacTTGATAATACAagtttcaaatattaaattgttaaagACAATttaacagtcagtaataaaatgagaccaaacaaatcaatagcaatagttttttttttttttttttttgcgctcacACAGAATCCCGACTACCCCAACACAACGCTCTTTCTGTGCAGCCTGAACCCACACAAGTAAGTTCAATTAGCAGAAACATGCTCTCAAGTGGTTTCTGTCTGAAATGGCTTTCCTAAAATTGTTTCTCCATCCAGGTCCCGATGGTCTCCGCTCCAAAGGAGACCTACTCCTCCACACCCCCTCTCTATCAGCCCCCTCATAATTCAGAACCACGACCACAGTCAGACACCATTGAACCCCTGCAGGTAACCACATATACACCGCATTGGTTACGCAAATGGTGTGTGTACATTATGGCTTAGATATGTGAGTGATGCAGGATATACACCGTAGGTCTCCATGCCCCTGTCGTCTGAGCAGCCCCCCACCCCTTCCTCTCAGCCCCAGGTGTTTCAGCCTGTCTCCAAACCCCTTCACAGTGGCATCAACGTTAACGCAGCTCCATTCCAGTCCATGCAAGCGGTAGGCCTCAACCTGTCTACCCCACCCTCTCCAAATTCACCCCCTCAGTTTGTCTCTCCATTCTGCTTCTGTTCTGTTTTTCATGCTgtgtaaggggcca includes these proteins:
- the LOC132104385 gene encoding caprin-1-like isoform X3 — protein: MPSVTTGDNAVHSSSPDLASAPCEALKQVLGVIDKKVRNMEKKKSKLDDYQTRKNKGERLNQDQLEALSKAPEVAHNLDFARELQKSFLALNMEIQKSVKKATRREQLKREEVERKRLKAVLEVQYLLEQLGEESVRQDLTQSSGDAPVLTESELTGLDEFYKLIGPERDSSVRLAEQFEEASLHLWELLEGRDKAVAGTTYKALKESLDKMLLSGHFDRAQTHQNGVCEEETGAAAAAESSESEERPAEPEGATEEYTETIEVEETELIPEATYSSSDKEQGAEWNTSSQAVSALQQPQQPPAAMSPALVSSEAHTLNAVLPPPAADPVVRSQAVQDLMAQMQGTFNFMQDSMLEFEGPPLDPAIVLAQPMKPAQMVCQPESRLPQHNALSVQPEPTQVPMVSAPKETYSSTPPLYQPPHNSEPRPQSDTIEPLQVSMPLSSEQPPTPSSQPQVFQPVSKPLHSGINVNAAPFQSMQAVFNMNAPVPPTGEMDSQKISSQYQSSYGQGFSTQATLPAEQQELPQETLQSVGPFHSQDQGIPSAGGHQSPSQQPSGQSTGFGRPGQSFYNNRAMPRAGPRNPRGALNGFRGPSNGFRGGYDGYRAPFPNTPNTGYGQTQFSTPRDYSNNTYQRDGYQQSFKRGATQGPRGCSRGRGGSFRSSRGMGPMAAQQTS
- the LOC132104385 gene encoding caprin-1-like isoform X1 is translated as MPSVTTGDNAVHSSSPDLASAPCEALKQVLGVIDKKVRNMEKKKSKLDDYQTRKNKGERLNQDQLEALSKAPEVAHNLDFARELQKSFLALNMEIQKSVKKATRREQLKREEVERKRLKAVLEVQYLLEQLGEESVRQDLTQSSGDAPVLTESELTGLDEFYKLIGPERDSSVRLAEQFEEASLHLWELLEGRDKAVAGTTYKALKESLDKMLLSGHFDRAQTHQNGVCEEETGAAAAAESSESEERPAEPEGATEEYTETIEVEETEFVNRQLIPEATYSSSDKEQGAEWNTSSQAVSALQQPQQPPAAMSPALVSSEAHTLNAVLPPPAADPVVRSQAVQDLMAQMQGTFNFMQDSMLEFEGPPLDPAIVLAQPMKPAQMVCQPESRLPQHNALSVQPEPTQVPMVSAPKETYSSTPPLYQPPHNSEPRPQSDTIEPLQVSMPLSSEQPPTPSSQPQVFQPVSKPLHSGINVNAAPFQSMQAVFNMNAPVPPTGEMDSQKISSQYQSSYGQGFSTQATLPAEQQELPQETLQSVGPFHSQDQGIPSAGGHQSPSQQPSGQSTGFGRPGQSFYNNRAMPRAGPRNPRGALNGFRGPSNGFRGGYDGYRAPFPNTPNTGYGQTQFSTPRDYSNNTYQRDGYQQSFKRGATQGPRGCSRGRGGSFRSSRGMGPMAAQQTS
- the LOC132104385 gene encoding caprin-1-like isoform X4 is translated as MPSVTTGDNAVHSSSPDLASAPCEALKQVLGVIDKKVRNMEKKKSKLDDYQTRKNKGERLNQDQLEALSKAPEVAHNLDFARELQKSFLALNMEIQKSVKKATRREQLKREEVERKRLKAVLEVQYLLEQLGEESVRQDLTQSSGDAPVLTESELTGLDEFYKLIGPERDSSVRLAEQFEEASLHLWELLEGRDKAVAGTTYKALKESLDKMLLSGHFDRAQTHQNGVCEEETGAAAAAESSESEERPAEPEGATEEYTETIEVEETEFVNRQLIPEATYSSSDKEQGAEWNTSSQAVSALQQPQQPPAAMSPALVSSEAHTLNAVLPPPAADPVVRSQAVQDLMAQMQGTFNFMQDSMLEFEGPPLDPAIVLAQPMKPAQMVCQPESRLPQHNALSVQPEPTQVPMVSAPKETYSSTPPLYQPPHNSEPRPQSDTIEPLQVSMPLSSEQPPTPSSQPQVFQPVSKPLHSGINVNAAPFQSMQAVFNMNAPVPPTGEMDSQKISSQYQSSYGQGFSTQATLPAEQQELPQETLQSGGHQSPSQQPSGQSTGFGRPGQSFYNNRAMPRAGPRNPRGALNGFRGPSNGFRGGYDGYRAPFPNTPNTGYGQTQFSTPRDYSNNTYQRDGYQQSFKRGATQGPRGCSRGRGGSFRSSRGMGPMAAQQTS
- the LOC132104385 gene encoding caprin-1-like isoform X5, coding for MPSVTTGDNAVHSSSPDLASAPCEALKQVLGVIDKKVRNMEKKKSKLDDYQTRKNKGERLNQDQLEALSKAPEVAHNLDFARELQKSFLALNMEIQKSVKKATRREQLKREEVERKRLKAVLEVQYLLEQLGEESVRQDLTQSSGDAPVLTESELTGLDEFYKLIGPERDSSVRLAEQFEEASLHLWELLEGRDKAVAGTTYKALKESLDKMLLSGHFDRAQTHQNGVCEEETGAAAAAESSESEERPAEPEGATEEYTETIEVEETEFVNRQLIPEATYSSSDKEQGAEWNTSSQAVSALQQPQQPPAAMSPALVSSEAHTLNAVLPPPAADPVVRSQAVQDLMAQMQGTFNFMQDSMLEFEGPPLDPAIVLAQPMKPAQMVCQPESRLPQHNALSVQPEPTQVPMVSAPKETYSSTPPLYQPPHNSEPRPQSDTIEPLQVFNMNAPVPPTGEMDSQKISSQYQSSYGQGFSTQATLPAEQQELPQETLQSVGPFHSQDQGIPSAGGHQSPSQQPSGQSTGFGRPGQSFYNNRAMPRAGPRNPRGALNGFRGPSNGFRGGYDGYRAPFPNTPNTGYGQTQFSTPRDYSNNTYQRDGYQQSFKRGATQGPRGCSRGRGGSFRSSRGMGPMAAQQTS
- the LOC132104385 gene encoding caprin-1-like isoform X2, encoding MPSVTTGDNAVHSSSPDLASAPCEALKQVLGVIDKKVRNMEKKKSKLDDYQTRKNKGERLNQDQLEALSKAPEVAHNLDFARELQKSFLALNMEIQKSVKKATRREQLKREEVERKRLKAVLEVQYLLEQLGEESVRQDLTQSSGDAPVLTESELTGLDEFYKLIGPERDSSVRLAEQFEEASLHLWELLEGRDKAVAGTTYKALKESLDKMLLSGHFDRAQTHQNGVCEEETGAAAAAESSESEERPAEPEGATEEYTETIEVEETEFVNRQLIPEATYSSSDKEQGAEWNTSSQAVSALQQPQQPPAAMSPALVSSEAHTLNAVLPPPAADPVVRSQAVQDLMAQMQGTFNFMQDSMLEFEGPPLDPAIVLAQPMKPAQMVCQPESRLPQHNALSVQPEPVPMVSAPKETYSSTPPLYQPPHNSEPRPQSDTIEPLQVSMPLSSEQPPTPSSQPQVFQPVSKPLHSGINVNAAPFQSMQAVFNMNAPVPPTGEMDSQKISSQYQSSYGQGFSTQATLPAEQQELPQETLQSVGPFHSQDQGIPSAGGHQSPSQQPSGQSTGFGRPGQSFYNNRAMPRAGPRNPRGALNGFRGPSNGFRGGYDGYRAPFPNTPNTGYGQTQFSTPRDYSNNTYQRDGYQQSFKRGATQGPRGCSRGRGGSFRSSRGMGPMAAQQTS
- the LOC132104385 gene encoding caprin-1-like isoform X6 produces the protein MPSVTTGDNAVHSSSPDLASAPCEALKQVLGVIDKKVRNMEKKKSKLDDYQTRKNKGERLNQDQLEALSKAPEVAHNLDFARELQKSFLALNMEIQKSVKKATRREQLKREEVERKRLKAVLEVQYLLEQLGEESVRQDLTQSSGDAPVLTESELTGLDEFYKLIGPERDSSVRLAEQFEEASLHLWELLEGRDKAVAGTTYKALKESLDKMLLSGHFDRAQTHQNGVCEEETGAAAAAESSESEERPAEPEGATEEYTETIEVEETEFVNRQLIPEATYSSSDKEQGAEWNTSSQAVSALQQPQQPPAAMSPALVSSEAHTLNAVLPPPAADPVVRSQAVQDLMAQMQGTFNFMQDSMLEFEGPPLDPAIVLAQPMKPAQMVCQPESRLPQHNALSVQPEPVPMVSAPKETYSSTPPLYQPPHNSEPRPQSDTIEPLQVFNMNAPVPPTGEMDSQKISSQYQSSYGQGFSTQATLPAEQQELPQETLQSVGPFHSQDQGIPSAGGHQSPSQQPSGQSTGFGRPGQSFYNNRAMPRAGPRNPRGALNGFRGPSNGFRGGYDGYRAPFPNTPNTGYGQTQFSTPRDYSNNTYQRDGYQQSFKRGATQGPRGCSRGRGGSFRSSRGMGPMAAQQTS